Proteins found in one Primulina eburnea isolate SZY01 chromosome 16, ASM2296580v1, whole genome shotgun sequence genomic segment:
- the LOC140817471 gene encoding calcium-dependent protein kinase 1-like: protein MGNSCVGPSISKNAIFQSVSAAVWRSRMPDGTESSVNGENVKNETPKEHESAMPVQSTPPEHVTIPKSETKQEQPAKAKKPMKRNTSAGLRTSSVLQRKTGNLKEFFSIGKKLGQGQFGITFLCVEKATGKEYACKSIAKRKLLTDDDVEDVRREIQIMHHLAGHPNVISIKGAYEDINAVHVVMELCAGGELFDRIIQRGHYTERKAAELTRTIVGVVEACHSLGVMHRDLKPENFLFVDQKEESLLKTIDFGLSIFFKPGEKFADVVGSPYYVAPEVLKKRYGPEADVWSAGVIVYILLSGVPPFWAESEQGIFEQVLDGELDFSSDPWPSISESAKDLVRKMLVRDPRQRLNAHEVLCHPWVQVDGVAPDRPLDSAVLSRMKQFSAMNRLKKMALRVIAESLSEEEIAGLKQMFKMIDVDNSGQITFEELEAGLKRAGANLNESEIYDLMQAADVDNSGTIDYGEFVAATLHLNKIEREDNLFAAFSYFDKDGSGYITPDELQHVCQEYGFDDSRLEEMIREVDQDNDGRIDYNEFVTMMQKGNPVAGGGGKRSLEKSFSINFRDALKLT, encoded by the exons ATGGGGAATTCTTGTGTTGGACCTAGCATATCAAAAAATGCTATCTTTCAATCGGTTTCTGCTGCAGTGTGGCGATCTCGCATGCCAGATGGTACAGAATCTTCAGTCAATGGAGAGAATGTTAAAAACGAGACACCGAAAGAGCACGAATCAGCAATGCCAGTTCAAAGCACACCTCCGGAACATGTGACAATCCCAAAGTCGGAAACAAAACAGGAGCAACCAGCAAAGGCAAAGAAGCCTATGAAGAGGAATACTAGTGCAGGACTTCGGACTAGTTCGGTTTTACAAAGGAAAACTGGGAATTTGAAGGAGTTTTTTAGTATCGGGAAGAAATTAGGACAAGGGCAATTTGGAATAACATTCCTCTGCGTCGAGAAGGCGACAGGAAAGGAATACGCATGCAAATCAATTGCAAAGAGGAAGTTATTGACTGATGATGACGTGGAGGATGTCAGAAGGGAAATTCAAATAATGCACCATTTGGCTGGTCATCCAAACGTTATATCCATTAAGGGGGCATATGAAGATATTAACGCTGTTCATGTTGTCATGGAGTTATGTGCGGGGGGAGAGCTTTTTGACAGGATAATACAACGTGGGCATTATACTGAACGGAAGGCAGCCGAGCTTACAAGGACTATTGTTGGAGTGGTAGAAGCTTGTCATTCATTGGGTGTTATGCATCGTGATCTTAAGCCggaaaattttctttttgttgATCAAAAGGAAGAATCACTTCTCAAAACAATTGATTTCGGGTTGTCGATATTCTTCAAGCCAG GAGAAAAGTTTGCTGACGTGGTAGGCAGCCCATATTATGTTGCACCTGAAGTTCTTAAGAAGCGATATGGTCCAGAAGCTGATGTCTGGAGTGCTGGAGTAATTGTTTACATTTTACTCAGTGGAGTTCCTCCTTTCTGGGCTG AATCCGAGCAAGGAATATTTGAACAAGTCCTGGATGGCGAACTTGACTTCTCATCAGACCCCTGGCCAAGTATCTCAGAAAGTGCAAAAGACTTAGTAAGGAAAATGCTTGTTCGAGACCCTAGACAACGATTAAATGCTCATGAAGTCCTTT gtCACCCTTGGGTTCAAGTTGACGGTGTGGCACCAGATAGACCTCTAGACTCTGCAGTTTTAAGTCGCATGAAACAATTTTCGGCGATGAACAGGCTAAAGAAAATGGCTCTTAGA GTCATTGCGGAATCATTATCTGAAGAAGAAATCGCCGGTCTTAAACAAATGTTCAAAATGATAGATGTAGATAATAGTGGGCAAATCACTTTTGAAGAGCTTGAAGCTGGACTTAAGAGAGCTGGTGCCAATCTAAATGAATctgagatttatgatttaatgcaAGCA GCTGATGTTGATAACAGTGGAACAATCGATTATGGAGAGTTTGTAGCTGCAACATTGCATCTCAACAAAATCGAGAGAGAGGATAACCTGTTTGCTGCTTTCTCATACTTTGATAAAGATGGAAGTGGCTATATCACCCCAGATGAGCTTCAACACGTGTGTCAGGAGTATGGTTTCGATGATTCCCGCCTTGAAGAGATGATCCGAGAAGTTGACCAGGACAAT GACGGACGTATTGATTACAACGAGTTTGTTACCATGATGCAAAAGGGCAACCCGGTTGCTGGTGGAGGTGGTAAACGAAGCTTGGAGAAAAGTTTCAGCATAAACTTTAGGGATGCCTTGAAACTCACATAG
- the LOC140817286 gene encoding LOW QUALITY PROTEIN: uncharacterized protein C9.08c-like (The sequence of the model RefSeq protein was modified relative to this genomic sequence to represent the inferred CDS: inserted 1 base in 1 codon; deleted 2 bases in 1 codon): protein MYCIFQVLFLHRFSGYITLSPIYLTSSAAMLYFQHETQGFSDPSTDLKYVGLVTFLVGISGNFYHRYLLSKLREKMVKRPPHKIPKGGLISKVACPHILFEIIGFLGCALISQTLFEFYSWAYGSAFYLVGRSHATRKWYVSKFEXFPDNVKALIPYIL, encoded by the exons ATGTATTGTATTTTTCAGGTGTTATTCCTTCACAGATTCAGCGGATATATCACCCTTTCACCCATCTACCTCACCTCGTCCGCTGCTATGCTTTATTTCCAACACGAAACTCAAGGCTTCTCCGACCCATCGACGGACCTGAAGTACGTCGGTCTTGTGACGTTTTTGGTCGGAATCAGTGGCAATTTTTATCACCGTTACCTACTTTCGAAGCTTAGAGAGAAAATGGTTAAAAGACCTCCCCACAAGATTCCTAAAGGTGGCCTTATTAGCAAAGTCGCATGCCCCCATATTCTTTTTGAAATTATTGGTTTTCTTGGATGTGCATTAATTTCCCAGACTCTGTTTGAATTT TATTCTTGGGCTTATGGATCAGCATTTTATTTGGTTGGGAGGAGCCATGCAACTAGAAAATGGTACGTTTCCAAATTTG AGTTTCCCGACAATGTCAAGGCTTTGATTCCATATATTTTATAG